From Candidatus Hydrogenedentota bacterium:
TTACCGCACGGCACAGCCGCGCGGTAAGCACCGACTCGACCACGGCCGCATAAATCCCCTTGAATTTGTTGGCCACAATCGCCATGCCCATGCCGGTGCCGCAACACAATACCGCGCGTTCCGCGGCCCCGGCCTGAATCTTTCGCGCAGCGGCCGCCGCCAAGTCGTAATAGTCCGCTGGAGCGCCCGCCTGTCCGCCCAGATCCTCCACGTCATGCCCGCATTCCAGCAAATGACCTTTTACCGCCTCCTTGAGATCCAATCCCCACGGATCTCCCGCGATCACGATGCGCATACGAACCTCCTTCCCGGCTCATCCATAGCCGTGCCGAACAATTCATCCAAACCATACCGCACCGGAAACCCCGTTTTCGAATCGAACCAAAACAGAACGGCCGCAATCATTTGAAGGTTTCGTGCCGCATTTGATACCATTGATTTTCCACACTTTCGGAGAGATGGCCGAGTGGTTGAAGGCGGCGGCCTCGAAAGCCGTTGTAGCGCTTGCGCTACCCCGGGTTCGAATCCCGGTCTCTCCGCCATTTTTCCCTTGTCCGAATTCCAAGACAGCCCGGCTGCAATGTCCCAATCAAGGGCATGATTCCCTTCGAGCATCTCCATCACCCCACCTTGTCTCCTTGTCCCCTCTTTTTCAAGCATGAACGGAACGTC
This genomic window contains:
- a CDS encoding RpiB/LacA/LacB family sugar-phosphate isomerase — translated: MRIVIAGDPWGLDLKEAVKGHLLECGHDVEDLGGQAGAPADYYDLAAAAARKIQAGAAERAVLCCGTGMGMAIVANKFKGIYAAVVESVLTARLCRAVNDANVLALGGLIVTPFVAIQAVDAWLATAHTEGLEEHADFLGKALKCVAKIEESA